A single region of the Apodemus sylvaticus chromosome 7, mApoSyl1.1, whole genome shotgun sequence genome encodes:
- the LOC127689942 gene encoding olfactory receptor 148-like encodes MENLTLLDEFILLGIPQTQGLETLLFVVFLFIYFFTLLGNSLFIAIISSSTLHTPMYFFLGFLSSFDMLFPSVTCPKMLLYLSGGSPAISYKGCAAQLFFYHLLGFTEGCLYFVMAYDRYVAICHPLRYMLIMKPQVCVSLVILAWLGGCPHATILTSLTFRLVYCASNQVDYFFCDLPAVLPLACTDNKLAQKVDSINVGFLALILLFSVCVSYVHIGVAILRIRSAEGRQKAFSTCSAHLTAILCAYGPVIIIYLQRTPNPLLGAVVQILNNIVSPMLNSLIYSLRNKEEKRALRRVFHSLA; translated from the coding sequence ATGGAAAATCTCACATTGCTGGATGAATTTATTCTATTGGGAATACCCCAGACCCAAGGACTGGAGACTTTACTCTTTGTGGTATTCTTATTTATATACTTCTTCACTTTGCTTGGAAACTCACTCTTTATAGCAATCATTTCTTCATCTACCCTTCATACTCCTATGTATTTCTTCTTGGGATTTCTATCTAGTTTTGACATGTTGTTCCCATCAGTAACCTGTCCCAAGATGCTACTTTATCTTTCTGGTGGGAGCCCAGCCATCTCTTACAAAGGCTGTGCTGCCCAGCTTTTCTTCTATCACCTTCTGGGTTTTACTGAAGGATGCCTCTACTTTGTGATGGCCTATGATCGTTATGTTGCCATCTGTCACCCGCTTAGATACATGCTCATCATGAAACCCCAAGTGTGTGTGAGCTTAGTAATATTAGCTTGGTTAGGGGGCTGTCCTCATGCCACCATCTTGACTTCTTTAACCTTTCGTTTAGTCTACTGTGCATCCAATCAAGTAGACTATTTCTTCTGTGACCTTCCTGCAGTTTTACCTCTGGCTTGTACTGACAATAAGTTAGCCCAGAAGGTGGATTCCATCAATGTTGGCTTTCTGGCTCTGATACTTCTCTTCAGTGTTTGTGTCTCTTATGTACACATTGGGGTTGCCATTCTGAGAATCCGTTCAGCAGAGGGCAGGCAGAAAGCATTCTCCACCTGCAGTGCCCACCTCACAGCCATTCTCTGTGCCTATGGACCTGTAATCATCATCTACCTGCAGCGCACACCAAACCCTCTGCTTGGGGCTGTGGTgcagatattaaataatattgtCTCACCCATGCTGAACTCTTTAATCTATTCATTGAGGaacaaggaagagaagagggcctTGAGAAGGGTGTTTCACAGTTTAGCCTAG